Genomic window (Chloroflexaceae bacterium):
CCGCTCGGTTACACGGACGCCGGTCGCCACCGATGGGCCGCTGTTGATCAGTTCGATGGTAAAGGCGACCTCACTGCGGAGTGATGGGCGCGTCGTATTCGCTCGCTTGGTCAGCGATAGGTCGGCGCTCTGCGGATCGAGCGCCACGCTCGACTGGTCATCCTCCGTCGGATCGTTATTGCCGGGTCTGCTGTCTGGATCCGGCTGGTCAGATCGCGTGACCTCGGCCGTATTGACGATGCGGGCGAAACTCAGGACTCGTGCAGTGATGCGCAGAGTTGCCGCGCCGCCGGACGGCACGCTGCCCACGCTCCAGCGCCCTGAAGCAGGGTCGTAGGCGCCCTGACCGGCTTCGTGTCCGAGATACTCCAGACCCGCCGGCAGGCGATCGGTGACTTCGACGCCGGTGGCAGCGCTCGGGCCGTCGTTGCGCAAGAGCAGCGTATAGACGATCGTCTCACCAACGCGAGGTTGCCGATTGTCAACCGTCTTGACCAGAGAGAGATCGGCCAGATCGCCGGCAACCACCGCAAAGCCCTGGTCGTCCTCGGTTGGCACGTCGTTATTCGGCGTGCTGTCAGGATCGTACTGGTCGGAGGCGCTGACCTGGGCGACGTTGACGAACGGCCCCGTCCCCAGCACCGTCACCACCAGGGTCAACGTGGCGCGCCCGTTCGGGTCGAGCGCACCCACGTCCCAGCGACCGCTGTTCGGCTCGTAACTGCCCTGGCTGGGGGTGGCGGACACGAAGCTCAGGCCGATGGGCAGCCGGTCGCTCACCCGCACGCCAGTGGCCCGGTCAGGGCCGCGGTTGAGCACTTCGATGGTAAAGGTTGCGTTAGCGCCCACGTTCACACGCGGCGCATTGACCCGCTTGGTCAACTCCAGATCGGCCACGGTGGGCGGCAGGCGCACACTGGACTGGTCATCCTCGTTCGGGTCATTGTTGCCGGGGGTGCTGTCTGGGTCCGGCGTATCTGATGTACTCACCTGGGCCGTATTGGCGACCGGCTGGCCGTTCCAGAAGGCGGCGATGGTGAGCGAGGCAACTTCATCGCGGGCCATAGTTCCGACTGTCCAGACGCCAGAAGCGGGATCGTAACCGCCTTTGGTCGTAGACGCGCGCTCGAAGCGCAGCCCATCGGGCAGCCGGTCGCTGACGGTGACGCCGGTCGCCTGGCCCGGTCCGCGGTTCCGCAGAGTTATGGTAAACGTGACTACGCTGTTGGCCCGCAGCGGCGGCGGCGAAGCCAGGGTCTTATTCAGTTCGAGATCGGCTACGGTTGCAATCGGGGCAATGTTGGTGGCAGTATTGTTGCTCAGATCCGGGTCGGTATTGTCGTTCGGACGGCGCACCTGGGCGGTGTTGGAGAGTGTACCCGCAGCGTCGGGGTTGAGCCGTCCCACGATGGTGTAGGTTATCGCCGCGCCGGGGTTGAGATCCACCGTCGTTTCGATCAGATTTCCCGAGCCGGTCGTAGCGCCGCAACGACCCGTACCAGCAGTAACGGCGCAGGTCCAGGTAACGCCGGTAACCGCAGCGGGCACATCATCCCGGACGCGAGCGCCAGTGACCGGGCTGGGGCCATTGTTCCGCACCACGACGGTGTAGGTGACCGTTCCGCCCGGAGTAAGGGTGGGCGGACTCTGGCTTTTCTCGACCGAGAGATCAGCTTCAGCCAGCACCACCTGGCCGGTCAGCGTTACTGGCCGAGAGGGCAGATAGGTCCAGGTATCAATCAGGCGCCGGTCGCCGAAGCCCTGGGTCGTTGTACCGCCAGCGGGTGTTGTCCAGCGATGGGCGCCGGGAAGGCCGGGCGCCACCGAGGGCGTGCCCTGAAGCACGCGCCGGGCATCAATTGACGCGCCATAGCAGCGCGGATCGGCCACCTGGTCGCGCTCGGGCGGGGGTGGAGCATCGCCTGCCGCGCATGGGGAGAAGTCGTAGGCGCCGCTGCCGGTGTAGTTATACGCATCATTGTAGTACACCAGACTCGGATCGGGATCGCCTGCGGCAGCAGGCGGACGGACGCGCCGCAGACGATGACCATTCTGGTGGTTCTCGACATCAATAAAGGGGAAATGTACCTCGCCGCGGTTCACCTGCAACTGGGCGCTAAACGACAGTGGGCCGGCAGGAACCCTGGCGCCATTTCCATCAAGGCCATCCCAGTACACGCGATTGGTTCCATTGTCGGCGGGGCCGTTAATGGTGCGGTCGTTCGCATTGCCAAAGATCCCGTCGCGATTGAGGTCGAGAATTAATGTGTAAGACGTGCCGCCCGTGTTTTCGAAGATAAAGTAGCCGCCAAGCGGGTTGGTGCCGGCCTGACCGGGCGTGCCCTCCTCGCCGACGAAGGTCAAGTTCGCCGGTTGCGGCGGCGGTTGCGGAGTGGTGAGCAGCCAGGTCTCACCGCTCGCCGAGCGCGCCCTGGCCGGCATGGTGGGGTCCGGGCCGTTCAAGTCGAAGAAGATCTTGTGAGTAATATCGTTAGTTGCAAAGTTATCGGGCAACCGGGGGTTGTAGATGGTGTAACCCGGCGGGATGGTCTGTTCAAGGTTGCTGCCGGTGAGTTGCAGCGAGCGATAGATCGGCCGGCCGGCAAGGTCGGTGATGCCCTTGGCATTGGCGAAGAAGATGAATCCAAACGGGTCAATCCCATTCATATCCACCTGATAGCCATAGCCGTCAGAGGTCAGGATGTAGAACTGGCTGTACAGGCCCACATCGAGCGGATTGCCATTGCCGGCATTGCCGCCCATGTTCAGCGCCAGATAGTTGGCGAACACCCGGCCGGGGATCTCCGCGCCGGGCGCACCGCCGGGGCCGGGCGGCTGGCGAACGCTCACGTCCCAGGCAGCGATGGTGTAGTTCTGGCGATCAGCAACGCGACCGGCCCACTCCTCGGTGATCCGAATTGGCGGCGCCGGGTTGTTATTCGGGGGAGCATCGGGGTTCGCGCTGATAAAGTCGAACTCCCAGATTCCATCACCGGCGGCGGTTGTTTCGGCCGCGCTGACCACACAGGGCACGTACCCCCCCGCCGCCGGTTGGGGTCCGGCGAGTTCCTGGGCCAGGTTCTCAATCAGTCCGTAGCCTGGAATGCCGCTGGCGCGCTGGGTGCAGCGTCTGGCGTCAGGACGCGGCGGCCAGGTCCCCGGTGGATCGGTGGGCGCGCGAATGATCACGTCACCCTGGCCGAAGCCCATCACGCTGGAACCGATGAAGATTTCCTCGCCAGCGCGCACGAAGGCTTTAATGGTTGACTGTCGTGGAATGCCGGCGGTGGTCAGCGTGGCATGCCACTCCAGAAATGCCCGATAGCCCACCTGTTCCGCCGGGTCGTCGAACAGATTGCGACTGCCCTCGGCCTGGAGTGATCCGCCACCGGGCAGCGTCGCCAGGATCAGGCTGAGCAGGAAGAGCAGTCGAACGAGAACGGACGTGAGTGGTGAGGCATGACGGTTGATGCGAGGCAACATTATTCTCCTCGTTGCTACGGGCCATGAGCAAAACAGGCGTGACCGAGGCGCCACGCAGGGTGCAACGAGGGTGTGTAACGCGGCCCTCCGCTAGCTACTTCGTACTATTGCTAATGGTCATCGCATTGTACGTCAAACCATTCCACAATTCAAGTCGTTTGCTGGTAAAAATTACATTGTTTCCGATTTTTAAAATCGTTAATAATGTGGTAAAAACATTTACGATAGGTTTCAACGTTTGCGCGAAGCGGTAGCGCAACCTTTCCAGTGTCGCTCTACAACGGTTAGGCTACCCGTCACGCGCCGATGAACCCGAATTGCCACGCAGCGCCCTGTGGTATACTCCAGGCAATGCACGAGACTCCGTGGCGGCGCGCGGCGCCGCCCTGTCACGCCTGCGGCCATCACCGATGGAGGCGCGGGCGCACTTGATGCGATATGCACGTTCTGGTTATCGGCGCCGGTCTGGCCGGTCTTACCTGCGCGCGCACGCTGCTGCGCGCCGGGCATCAGGTCTCCGTCTTTGAGGCCGACGATGATGTGGGCGGGCGTGTGCGCTCCGACGCCCACGACGGCTTCATCTTCGACCGCGGCTTCCAGGTGCTTTTTACCGCCTATCCCGCCGCGCGTCGTCAGCTTAGCTATCCGGACCTTGATCTCCAACGGTTTGATCCCGGAGCTATCGTCTGCGAAGGCGGCCGCCGGGCCATCCTTACCGATCCGCTGCGTGACCACGATCCCGCCGCGGTCCTTAGCGCGGCCCTCAGCCTGGTCATCGGCCCTGCCGATAAGCTCCGCACTCTGTCCCTCGCCGCCGAATTCCGCGGTCGTAGCGTAGATGACCTCCTCGCCGGCCCTGACGAGCCGACCGAGGCCTTCCTGCGTGAACGAGGCTTCAGCCGCGTGGCCATTGAGCGCTTTTTCCGCCCGTTCTACGGAGGTATTTTTCTTGACCGCTCCCTCGCCACCAGCGCCAAGTGCTTTAAGTTCGACTTCAAGATGCTCAGCGATGGCGATACGGTGGTGCCGGCTCGCGGCATGGGGGCCATTAGCCGCCAGCTCGCTGCCGAGTTGCAGGCCGCCGGCTGCATCCGCCTGAATACCAGGGTCGCGGCGCTGATCAGCGAGGCGGAACGGGTTACCGGCGTCACGCTTGCCGATGGCAGCCGGGTGACGGGCGACGCGGTCGTGGTGGCCACGCCCGCCCCCGAAGCGGCCCGCCTGAGCGGCCTGCCCATGCCCGAAGGCTGCGTTGGCACGACCAACCTCTACTTCGCCGGTTCGCGCCAACTGTACCGGGGGAAGAAGCTGCTGCTCAATGCCGCCCCTGACGCGTTCGTGAACAACGCCGTGCTGATCAGCAACGTAGCGCCGAGCTATGCGCCCCCTGGTATGCATCTGCTCAGCGCGACCGTGCTCGGCGTGCCGCCCCTCGACGATGAAGAACTGTTCGCCCGCGCCCGAGCCGATCTGCGCTGTATGTTCGCTGGCGACCGCGCAGCCCTGCAGGCCCTCGAAAGCTACCGCCCCCTGCGGATCTACCGTATCCCCTACGCCCAGTTTGCCCAGCCGCCGGGCATACATCCCGGCCTGCCCGACAACCGCAGCGGGCGCCCCGGCCTCTTCTTCGCCGCCGAGTTCACCGAAGCCAGCAGCATCAATGCCGCCATAATCTCCGGCGAGAAGTGCGCCGCCGCATTGCTCGAAGCCGGCCCCTAGGGCCGGTTTGAGGGGCATGAGATGAACAGGGGTATAAAGAAACCAGGTTTCCCCATACTCAAACAACCATGATCACCAGCCTCGCCAACCCGACCATCAAGCGCCTCCGCGCCCTGCGACAGCGCAAGGCCCGCGAGGAGAGCGGGCTGTGCCTGGTCGAGGGCATTCGCCTGGTCGCCGAGGCGGTGCAGTGCGGCGCGGAGGTGGAGCATCTACTGGTCGCTCCTGCCCTGCTGACCAGTCCCTTCGCCCGCGAGCTGGTAGCCGCGCAGTCCGCCGCTGGCACTTCCGTCCTCGAATTGTCACCTGAGGTCTTCGCCAGCCTGGCGCAGAAGGAGGATCCCCAGGGGCTTGCGGCGGTGGTGCGCTGGCGCTTTACCGGCCTGACCGACCTGCCCCGCGACCGACGCCCCGGCCCGGTCGCGCTGCTCGAACCGGCCGATCCGGGCAATCTGGGGACGATCATCCGCACTGCCGACGCCGTGGGCGCCGCCGGGGTGATCATCCTCGGTCCGGGCGTAGACCCCTACGACCCCGCCGCCCTGCGAGCCAGCATGGGGGCCGTCTTCGCCCTGCCCCTCGTCCGCGCCTCCTGGGAGGAGTTCACTGCCTGGAAACGGGCCACCGGCCTGCCGCTGATCGGAACCTCCGACAGGGCGCCCACACACTTCCAGTCCATCGTTTACCCCCAGCCGGCGGTGCTGCTGATGGGCAGCGAACGCGAAGGGTTGTCTTCCGCCCACCAGGCCCTCTGCGATCTGATGGTCGCCATCCCTATGCGCGGGCGCAGCGACTCCCTCAACCTGGCCGTCGCCACCGGCGTGATGCTCTACGAACTGCTGCGGCAGTGTGAAGCGGACGGCGCGGCCACATGCGTTACTGTTGAATAAACTGCATACATGTCAGCGCCAGATCTCAGCGGTATTCCATAGGCCACAATCACCAATCCCAAAATCCAAAATCGAAAATCCAAAATCGTATCAGTCCGGCAACACCTTCCCCGGATTAAGCAGGCCCTGCGGGTCGAGCCAGGCTTTGATCTGCCGCTGGGCGGCCAGGGCGGTGGGACCGAGGGCCCGGGGCATGAAGGGTCGTTTCAGGATGCCGATGCCGTGCTCGCCCGACAGGGTGCCGCCCACCTCCAGCGCGGCGGCGAAGACCGCCTCGGCGGCGGGCCAGACCCTGGCGGTCTCGACGGGGTTCCGCGCGTCGAAGAGGATGTTGGGGTGCAGATTGCCGTCGCCGGCATGGCCGAAGATGGCAATCGGCAGGCCGCAGGCCGCCGAGATGGCCTTGATACGCTGTGCGCATTCGGCGATCCGCGGCAGGGGCACGCAGATGTCCTCGCCGAGGCGATTGGGGCGCACCCGCCCAAGGGCCACGGACACCGCGCGCCGGGCCTTCCACAGATGGGCCTCCTCAGCCGCGTCGCGGGCCAGGTGCACCTCCCGCGCGCCGCCGGCCCGCGCCAGGTCGGCCAGGCGCGCCGTGTCGGCCTCGACGTCCTCCGGCTCGCCATCAGCGAGCATCAGCAGCATGGCCCCCGTATCCGGGGGCAGGCCAACGGGCGCATATGCTTCCACCGCGGCCAGGGTGGTATCATCTAGCAACTCCAGGCCCGCCGGCACGATCCCGGCGGCCATAATCTGCTCGACGGTCGCGCAGGCCGCCTCCAGGCTGGCGAAGAGCGCCAACGCGGTGCGCCGGCTGCGCGGCAGGGGAAGTAGCCGCAGCGTCGCTCCGGCGATGATCCCCAGCGTGCCCTCTGAGCCGATCAGGAGCTGCGCCAGCCCGTTATCGGGACCCTGGCCGGTCAGACCGTCGCCCCAGCGAACGATGCGGCCATCGGCCAGCACAGCGGTGATGGCCAGGGCATAGTCGGCGGTCACACCGTACTTGACGCAGCGGGGGCCACCGGCGTTGCAGGCCAGGTTGCCGCCGATGGTCGAGACGCTCTGGCTCGACGGGTCGGGCGGGTAGAACAGGCCCACGGCCTCGGCGGCCCGCTGCACCTCGGCAGTGATCGCGCCGGCCTCCACGTGGACAACCTGCTGCTCCCGGTCAACGCGGATCTGCTGCATACGGTTCAGCCCGACCACCAGGGCGCCGGGTGTTGGCGTCGCGCCCCCGGCCAGGCCGCTGCTGGCCCCCCGCGCGACGACGGGCACGCCATGGGCCGCGGCCAGACGCACCAGTTCGGCCAGTTCCGCCGTGGAAGCGGGGAGAGCGACGGCCAGAGCGGGGCCG
Coding sequences:
- a CDS encoding FAD-binding protein is translated as MSLNHNLTLQPGALLATAPASMCIEELNAALAPHGLCLPIFPLTPGRSLADLVARNAGGRRLLRYGPIGRYVRAATLDAGAAEPLVVGGPTIKRATGYGLHRALAGGALDLGALRDLTFSLRPLPAAREARLFRCADVPAACRLAARLLAEGLALSALAVADASDASLLLAELEGRPPVLARQVALIERLAVAAGARSVAKPVPWAPWERLAAAGADLAISLPRAALPAFVETARRLARRYRAALALWGDAGVGRLCLRLTAVHPGEAAQFVALLRARAADAGGSPATEEGPPPTSVWRFTPDEPLASPAPAPVLAGARGAAFLDALAAVVGPRYLLTSAEALACYEFDASSARPAGPALAVALPASTAELAELVRLAAAHGVPVVARGASSGLAGGATPTPGALVVGLNRMQQIRVDREQQVVHVEAGAITAEVQRAAEAVGLFYPPDPSSQSVSTIGGNLACNAGGPRCVKYGVTADYALAITAVLADGRIVRWGDGLTGQGPDNGLAQLLIGSEGTLGIIAGATLRLLPLPRSRRTALALFASLEAACATVEQIMAAGIVPAGLELLDDTTLAAVEAYAPVGLPPDTGAMLLMLADGEPEDVEADTARLADLARAGGAREVHLARDAAEEAHLWKARRAVSVALGRVRPNRLGEDICVPLPRIAECAQRIKAISAACGLPIAIFGHAGDGNLHPNILFDARNPVETARVWPAAEAVFAAALEVGGTLSGEHGIGILKRPFMPRALGPTALAAQRQIKAWLDPQGLLNPGKVLPD
- a CDS encoding DUF11 domain-containing protein, translated to MLPRINRHASPLTSVLVRLLFLLSLILATLPGGGSLQAEGSRNLFDDPAEQVGYRAFLEWHATLTTAGIPRQSTIKAFVRAGEEIFIGSSVMGFGQGDVIIRAPTDPPGTWPPRPDARRCTQRASGIPGYGLIENLAQELAGPQPAAGGYVPCVVSAAETTAAGDGIWEFDFISANPDAPPNNNPAPPIRITEEWAGRVADRQNYTIAAWDVSVRQPPGPGGAPGAEIPGRVFANYLALNMGGNAGNGNPLDVGLYSQFYILTSDGYGYQVDMNGIDPFGFIFFANAKGITDLAGRPIYRSLQLTGSNLEQTIPPGYTIYNPRLPDNFATNDITHKIFFDLNGPDPTMPARARSASGETWLLTTPQPPPQPANLTFVGEEGTPGQAGTNPLGGYFIFENTGGTSYTLILDLNRDGIFGNANDRTINGPADNGTNRVYWDGLDGNGARVPAGPLSFSAQLQVNRGEVHFPFIDVENHQNGHRLRRVRPPAAAGDPDPSLVYYNDAYNYTGSGAYDFSPCAAGDAPPPPERDQVADPRCYGASIDARRVLQGTPSVAPGLPGAHRWTTPAGGTTTQGFGDRRLIDTWTYLPSRPVTLTGQVVLAEADLSVEKSQSPPTLTPGGTVTYTVVVRNNGPSPVTGARVRDDVPAAVTGVTWTCAVTAGTGRCGATTGSGNLIETTVDLNPGAAITYTIVGRLNPDAAGTLSNTAQVRRPNDNTDPDLSNNTATNIAPIATVADLELNKTLASPPPLRANSVVTFTITLRNRGPGQATGVTVSDRLPDGLRFERASTTKGGYDPASGVWTVGTMARDEVASLTIAAFWNGQPVANTAQVSTSDTPDPDSTPGNNDPNEDDQSSVRLPPTVADLELTKRVNAPRVNVGANATFTIEVLNRGPDRATGVRVSDRLPIGLSFVSATPSQGSYEPNSGRWDVGALDPNGRATLTLVVTVLGTGPFVNVAQVSASDQYDPDSTPNNDVPTEDDQGFAVVAGDLADLSLVKTVDNRQPRVGETIVYTLLLRNDGPSAATGVEVTDRLPAGLEYLGHEAGQGAYDPASGRWSVGSVPSGGAATLRITARVLSFARIVNTAEVTRSDQPDPDSRPGNNDPTEDDQSSVALDPQSADLSLTKRANTTRPSLRSEVAFTIELINSGPSVATGVRVTERLPEGLTYLRHTTSQGSYTPATGIWEVGRVEIGTPATLVITARVDRAGPLTNLAEITNSDQPDPDSVPDNGQPGEDDSSSVTVQSPLADLSVSKRAVQPRPNAAGEVGYVIGVHNAGPDIATGVRVGENLPPGATLIAATPSQGTYAAGVWDVGALGVGQSATLAIVIRVSGSPPFVNTVEVIASDLPDPDSTPNNGNPNEDDFASVSLPSGVIDLELDQAPVQAIGRLNNGALLRINLVNRGPDTATGVEVENLLPPELAFVSAAPSQGAYDPRSGRWIVGTLPPNGAAFLLITTRVLSGDNREITNFAQVSRANEFDIDSTPGNRPVPVRVEDDEDVRRLSLLTAVTLRRFTATKTPSGVLVEWETGVEFNTSGFYLYRSSDGTRVTASRVTPGLIAARGGSSGARYSFLDTGATTGGVYTYWLVEVERGGQTNEYGPITTVNANLVWLPVLRR
- a CDS encoding RNA methyltransferase produces the protein MITSLANPTIKRLRALRQRKAREESGLCLVEGIRLVAEAVQCGAEVEHLLVAPALLTSPFARELVAAQSAAGTSVLELSPEVFASLAQKEDPQGLAAVVRWRFTGLTDLPRDRRPGPVALLEPADPGNLGTIIRTADAVGAAGVIILGPGVDPYDPAALRASMGAVFALPLVRASWEEFTAWKRATGLPLIGTSDRAPTHFQSIVYPQPAVLLMGSEREGLSSAHQALCDLMVAIPMRGRSDSLNLAVATGVMLYELLRQCEADGAATCVTVE
- a CDS encoding FAD-dependent oxidoreductase, yielding MHVLVIGAGLAGLTCARTLLRAGHQVSVFEADDDVGGRVRSDAHDGFIFDRGFQVLFTAYPAARRQLSYPDLDLQRFDPGAIVCEGGRRAILTDPLRDHDPAAVLSAALSLVIGPADKLRTLSLAAEFRGRSVDDLLAGPDEPTEAFLRERGFSRVAIERFFRPFYGGIFLDRSLATSAKCFKFDFKMLSDGDTVVPARGMGAISRQLAAELQAAGCIRLNTRVAALISEAERVTGVTLADGSRVTGDAVVVATPAPEAARLSGLPMPEGCVGTTNLYFAGSRQLYRGKKLLLNAAPDAFVNNAVLISNVAPSYAPPGMHLLSATVLGVPPLDDEELFARARADLRCMFAGDRAALQALESYRPLRIYRIPYAQFAQPPGIHPGLPDNRSGRPGLFFAAEFTEASSINAAIISGEKCAAALLEAGP